A stretch of Bradyrhizobium sp. CCBAU 53338 DNA encodes these proteins:
- a CDS encoding ATP-binding protein gives MAAKTRAARTTRKSRQPPRKRSGAVGKVRTRSAKAVAPDVIQAALAAFAHEVRTPLTGILAISDLLSTSDLGERERRWADTIKAGAEHLANLATLFVDAAKTGKGAGGSALRQDLFDLRALARSTGDSLAGRAAAKGLQAEVEISDKLPGLVVGDPVRLRAALENLIDNAVKFTDRGAVAISAAPWRPAKGKASGKGKEKDTRRVGVAFSVSDSGIGLTLAEIKRLFRPFTQANVTIASRFGGAGLGLSSVKQLARAMGGDITVAPRRGGGATFTLTVTLDATGPAKSRKAEGGVADALAALRVLSVEDNPFGRVVLNTILTELGHHAEFIGRGEDAVNRLAQGGFDAVLMDMVLPGIDGVEAIKRIRRMQAPLARIPIIGVSGRGEDEAASRAAGADAFLVKPVSPRALATALLEATRREEVAT, from the coding sequence ATGGCGGCGAAAACGCGCGCAGCGCGCACCACGCGAAAGTCCAGGCAACCGCCTCGGAAGCGGTCCGGGGCGGTCGGTAAAGTGCGCACGCGCAGCGCCAAGGCCGTTGCCCCCGACGTGATCCAGGCTGCGCTCGCAGCCTTTGCCCATGAGGTCCGCACACCTCTGACCGGGATTCTCGCGATCAGCGACCTGCTGTCGACCTCCGACCTCGGCGAACGCGAGCGGCGCTGGGCCGATACCATCAAGGCGGGAGCCGAGCATCTGGCCAACCTCGCCACGCTGTTCGTCGATGCCGCCAAGACCGGAAAGGGCGCTGGTGGCAGCGCGCTGCGGCAGGACCTGTTCGACCTGCGGGCGCTCGCCCGCAGCACCGGCGATTCGCTCGCCGGCCGCGCCGCCGCCAAGGGTCTCCAGGCCGAGGTCGAGATCTCCGACAAGCTGCCGGGACTCGTGGTCGGCGATCCCGTCCGCCTCCGTGCCGCGCTCGAGAACCTGATCGACAATGCAGTGAAATTCACCGACCGGGGTGCTGTTGCAATCTCGGCCGCGCCCTGGCGTCCAGCCAAGGGCAAAGCAAGCGGCAAAGGCAAAGAGAAGGATACGCGCCGTGTCGGTGTTGCCTTCTCGGTCTCCGACAGCGGTATCGGCTTGACCTTGGCCGAGATCAAGCGGCTGTTTCGTCCGTTCACCCAGGCCAATGTCACCATCGCCTCGCGCTTCGGTGGCGCCGGGCTCGGTCTGTCCTCGGTGAAGCAACTGGCGCGCGCGATGGGCGGCGACATCACGGTCGCGCCGCGGCGCGGTGGCGGCGCCACCTTCACCCTGACGGTTACGCTCGATGCGACCGGGCCGGCGAAGTCGCGCAAGGCCGAGGGCGGCGTGGCGGATGCGCTGGCGGCGCTGCGCGTGCTCAGCGTCGAGGACAATCCATTCGGCCGTGTCGTGCTCAACACGATCCTGACCGAGCTCGGTCATCATGCCGAGTTCATCGGGCGCGGCGAGGATGCGGTGAACCGGCTCGCGCAGGGCGGCTTCGACGCGGTGCTGATGGACATGGTGTTGCCCGGCATCGACGGCGTCGAGGCCATCAAGCGGATTCGCAGGATGCAGGCGCCGCTGGCTCGGATCCCGATCATCGGCGTGTCCGGCCGCGGCGAGGACGAGGCGGCGTCGCGCGCGGCTGGCGCCGACGCCTTCCTGGTCAAGCCTGTGTCCCCGCGGGCTTTAGCGACTGCGCTGCTTGAAGCGACACGCCGTGAGGAAGTCGCGACTTGA
- the gluQRS gene encoding tRNA glutamyl-Q(34) synthetase GluQRS: protein MAPPVFRFAPSPNGHLHLGHAYSALLNFDRAREAGGRLLLRIEDIDATRCRPEYEAAIYEDLGWLGIAWDTPVRRQSEHLADYRAALEKLAALGLVYPAFESRAEIARLVAAREADGPWPRDPDGAPVYPGEAKSLPVSERSRLIDSGLPYALRLDMAAACRRVSGLTWNELGEGPDGERGLVVARPEAWGDVILARKEIPTSYHLSVVVDDALQGVSEIVRGQDLFHATSVHRLLQALLGLPEPAYRHHTLIRDADGRKLSKSDRSTGLRELRAAGSSPAGVRKAVGLG, encoded by the coding sequence ATGGCGCCACCCGTTTTCCGATTTGCCCCCAGCCCCAACGGCCACCTGCATCTCGGCCACGCTTATTCCGCGCTGCTCAACTTCGACCGAGCGCGGGAAGCCGGCGGGAGGCTCCTGCTGCGAATCGAGGACATCGACGCGACGCGCTGCCGGCCGGAATATGAAGCTGCGATCTACGAAGACCTCGGCTGGCTCGGGATCGCCTGGGACACGCCGGTGCGGCGGCAATCGGAGCATCTCGCCGACTATCGCGCTGCGCTGGAAAAACTCGCCGCACTCGGCCTCGTCTATCCGGCCTTTGAAAGCCGCGCCGAGATCGCGAGGCTCGTCGCCGCGCGCGAGGCCGATGGGCCGTGGCCGCGTGATCCCGATGGCGCGCCGGTCTATCCCGGTGAAGCGAAATCGCTGCCCGTCAGCGAGCGGTCGCGCCTGATCGATTCCGGTTTGCCCTACGCCTTGCGCCTCGACATGGCCGCGGCTTGCCGGCGCGTCTCCGGTCTGACCTGGAATGAACTAGGCGAGGGGCCCGATGGCGAGCGCGGCCTGGTCGTCGCGCGGCCCGAGGCGTGGGGCGACGTGATTCTCGCCCGCAAGGAGATCCCGACCAGCTATCATCTGTCCGTGGTGGTCGACGACGCACTCCAGGGCGTGAGCGAGATCGTGCGCGGCCAGGATCTGTTCCACGCCACCTCGGTCCACCGGTTGCTTCAGGCCTTGCTCGGCTTGCCGGAGCCCGCCTACCGCCACCACACCCTGATTCGCGATGCGGATGGGCGGAAGCTGTCGAAATCGGACCGCTCGACCGGCTTGCGAGAGTTGCGTGCGGCCGGCTCCTCGCCCGCGGGTGTCCGCAAGGCTGTAGGATTAGGCTAA
- a CDS encoding DNA-3-methyladenine glycosylase — protein MTIHLETQSDLEEAVHALVERDPRLKPVLDVAGMPALRRREPGFAGLAHIVCGQQLSTASAAAIWGRLSAAFDPFDHEAVRRARTDRLGRLGLSAAKIKTLKHLSREIIAERLNLDVLAEEEADAAHHTLVSLPGIGPWTADVYLLFCLGHGDAWPAGDLAVQEGIKIGLGLKARPTEKQMAPLAEPWRPLRGAAAHLWWSYYRAVKKREGVIAGKANAVSNNVAVAKRAAVKEKMPARKKPGPSP, from the coding sequence ATGACCATCCACCTCGAAACCCAGTCTGATCTCGAAGAAGCTGTCCACGCGCTGGTCGAGCGCGATCCGCGCCTCAAGCCGGTGCTTGATGTGGCGGGCATGCCGGCGCTGCGGCGGCGCGAGCCGGGCTTTGCTGGGCTGGCGCACATCGTGTGCGGACAACAGCTTTCAACCGCGAGCGCAGCGGCAATCTGGGGACGGCTGTCCGCGGCCTTCGACCCGTTCGATCATGAGGCCGTGCGTCGCGCCCGCACCGACCGGCTGGGGCGGCTCGGCCTGTCCGCCGCCAAGATCAAGACGCTGAAACATCTTTCGCGCGAAATCATCGCCGAGCGGCTGAACCTCGACGTGCTCGCCGAAGAAGAGGCCGATGCCGCGCATCACACCCTGGTCTCGCTGCCCGGCATCGGGCCGTGGACGGCCGACGTCTATCTCTTGTTCTGCCTCGGCCACGGCGATGCCTGGCCCGCTGGCGACCTCGCCGTGCAGGAGGGAATCAAGATCGGCCTCGGCCTGAAGGCGCGGCCGACGGAAAAGCAGATGGCGCCGCTCGCCGAACCCTGGCGTCCGCTGCGCGGCGCCGCCGCGCATCTGTGGTGGAGCTACTACCGCGCGGTGAAGAAGCGCGAGGGCGTCATCGCCGGCAAAGCGAACGCAGTTTCAAACAATGTTGCTGTTGCAAAGCGCGCAGCCGTAAAGGAGAAGATGCCGGCACGGAAAAAGCCGGGACCCTCACCATGA
- a CDS encoding DUF2855 family protein has protein sequence MTSTDFVVARNDLEQCKLIETALPDAATLPADALLVKVERFAFTANNITYAVMGDELKYWQIFPAPQGFGNIPVWGFGEVIASRHPGIAAGERLFGYFPMATHLVIEAADVSRRALRDGAEHRKQVSPVYNLYSRVTGDPGFAGHQGDLQALLRPLFMLSFLVDDFLAENDDFGARTVLLSSASSKTAFGLAHLLHSRGRRVIGLTSSGNTGFVSSLGCYDDVVTYDRVASLPSEVTVAFVDMAGNSALRADLHRHFGDQMKCSVRVGLTHRATDADEGVLPGAKPRWFFAPDHIRKRAKDWGPGGIEQRFGAAWSGFAPMLERCLRVVESRGPEAVQRTYLDTLKGRIPPEQGHMLSLLG, from the coding sequence ATGACATCGACCGACTTCGTCGTCGCGCGCAACGATCTCGAGCAATGCAAACTGATCGAGACGGCCCTTCCGGATGCGGCCACGCTGCCCGCGGATGCGCTTCTGGTGAAGGTCGAGCGCTTCGCGTTCACCGCCAACAACATCACCTATGCCGTGATGGGAGACGAACTGAAATACTGGCAGATCTTTCCGGCGCCGCAGGGATTTGGCAACATCCCGGTGTGGGGCTTCGGCGAAGTCATCGCCTCGCGACATCCCGGCATCGCCGCGGGCGAACGACTGTTCGGCTATTTCCCGATGGCGACGCACCTCGTCATCGAAGCCGCAGACGTCAGCAGGCGCGCGCTTCGTGACGGCGCCGAGCACCGCAAGCAGGTCTCACCGGTCTACAATCTCTATTCCCGCGTGACCGGCGACCCCGGTTTCGCCGGGCATCAGGGCGACCTCCAGGCGCTGCTGCGGCCGCTGTTCATGCTGTCGTTCCTGGTCGACGACTTCCTCGCCGAGAACGACGATTTCGGCGCACGCACCGTGCTGCTGTCGAGCGCTTCGAGCAAGACCGCATTCGGCCTCGCGCATCTGCTGCACAGCCGCGGCCGCAGGGTGATTGGGCTGACGTCATCGGGCAATACCGGCTTCGTCTCGTCGCTTGGCTGCTATGACGACGTCGTCACCTATGACCGCGTCGCGTCATTGCCGTCAGAAGTGACCGTCGCCTTTGTCGACATGGCCGGCAACAGCGCGCTGCGGGCCGATCTGCACCGGCATTTTGGTGACCAGATGAAGTGCTCGGTGCGCGTCGGTTTGACGCATCGCGCCACCGACGCGGACGAGGGCGTGCTGCCCGGCGCAAAGCCGCGTTGGTTCTTCGCGCCAGACCACATCCGCAAGCGCGCCAAGGATTGGGGACCCGGCGGGATCGAACAGCGTTTTGGTGCGGCCTGGTCGGGCTTCGCGCCGATGCTGGAGAGATGCCTCCGCGTGGTTGAGAGCCGTGGTCCGGAGGCGGTGCAGCGCACTTATCTCGATACGCTCAAGGGGCGCATTCCGCCCGAGCAGGGCCACATGCTTTCTCTGCTCGGGTAA
- a CDS encoding NAD(P)/FAD-dependent oxidoreductase has product MLDRTKDMAVSAQAWLDEFERALREPDRGALDRLFLADCFWRDVLALSWNLQTLAGRDAVAQALTALAPKASPANFKIAPNRAAPRWVMRAGTSNIEAIFNFETAPGRGSGIVRLVPDPADSDRLKAWTLLTALEELKGFEEQLGSSRPRGQAYSRDFRGPNWLDLRNASRDYADRDPAVLVVGGGQAGLAIAARLKQLQIDTLIVDRGARIGDVWRKRYHALTLHNQVQVNHMPYMPFPPSWPTYIPKDKLASWFEAYVDAMELNFWTGTEFEGGDYDDANGHWTVTLRRADGSKRIMHPRHVIMATGVSGIANIPDIPTLDRFKGTLLHSSRYEDGEVWTGKRAIVIGSGNSGHDIAQDLYSSGAEVTLVQRSPTLVTNIEPSAQLAYATYNEGTLEDNDLIAASMPTPLAKKTHVMLTEQSKELDKELLDGLRRVGFKLDFGEAGTGWQFKYLTRGGGYYFNVGCSNLIVEGAIKLKQFEDIESFTADGAQMKDGMAIPADLIVLSTGYKSQEYLVRKLFGDAIADRVGPVWGFGDGLELRNMYTRTKQSGLWFIAGSLAQCRINSKFLALQIKAIEEGILGRA; this is encoded by the coding sequence ATGCTTGATCGCACGAAGGATATGGCAGTCTCCGCGCAAGCCTGGCTCGATGAGTTCGAGCGTGCGTTGCGCGAGCCTGATCGCGGCGCGCTCGACCGCCTCTTCCTCGCCGACTGCTTTTGGCGCGATGTGCTGGCGCTGAGCTGGAACCTGCAAACGCTTGCGGGCCGCGACGCGGTCGCGCAAGCACTGACCGCGCTCGCGCCCAAAGCGTCCCCGGCAAATTTCAAGATCGCGCCGAACCGCGCGGCGCCGCGCTGGGTGATGCGCGCCGGCACCAGCAACATCGAGGCCATCTTCAATTTCGAGACCGCGCCTGGTCGCGGCAGCGGCATCGTGCGGCTCGTACCCGACCCAGCCGACAGCGACCGGCTGAAGGCGTGGACGCTGCTCACCGCACTCGAGGAGCTCAAGGGGTTCGAGGAGCAGCTCGGCAGCTCGCGACCGCGGGGACAGGCCTATTCGCGCGATTTCCGCGGGCCTAACTGGCTCGACCTGCGCAATGCCTCGCGCGACTACGCCGACCGCGATCCGGCCGTACTGGTGGTCGGCGGCGGCCAGGCCGGGCTCGCGATCGCAGCGCGGCTGAAGCAATTGCAGATCGATACGCTGATCGTCGATCGCGGGGCGCGGATCGGCGATGTCTGGCGCAAGCGCTATCACGCGCTCACCCTGCACAACCAGGTGCAGGTCAATCACATGCCTTACATGCCGTTCCCGCCGAGCTGGCCGACCTACATCCCCAAGGACAAGCTCGCGAGCTGGTTCGAGGCATACGTCGATGCGATGGAGCTGAACTTCTGGACCGGCACGGAATTCGAAGGCGGCGACTATGACGACGCCAATGGCCACTGGACGGTGACGTTGCGCCGCGCCGACGGCAGCAAGCGCATCATGCATCCACGCCACGTGATCATGGCGACCGGCGTCAGCGGCATCGCGAACATCCCTGATATTCCGACTCTCGATCGTTTTAAGGGTACGCTGCTGCATTCCAGCCGTTACGAGGACGGCGAAGTCTGGACCGGAAAGCGCGCCATCGTCATCGGCTCCGGCAACAGCGGTCACGACATTGCGCAGGATCTTTACTCCAGCGGCGCAGAGGTGACGCTGGTGCAGCGCTCGCCGACGCTGGTCACCAACATCGAGCCGTCGGCGCAGCTCGCTTATGCGACCTACAATGAGGGCACGCTGGAGGACAACGACCTGATCGCAGCGTCGATGCCGACGCCGCTTGCGAAGAAGACTCACGTGATGCTGACGGAGCAATCGAAGGAACTCGACAAGGAGCTGCTCGACGGCCTCCGCCGCGTCGGCTTCAAGCTCGACTTCGGCGAGGCAGGCACCGGCTGGCAGTTCAAATACCTCACCCGCGGCGGCGGCTACTATTTCAACGTCGGCTGCTCCAACCTGATCGTCGAGGGCGCGATCAAGCTGAAGCAGTTCGAGGACATCGAGAGCTTTACGGCCGACGGCGCGCAGATGAAGGACGGCATGGCCATTCCGGCCGATCTCATCGTGCTCTCGACCGGCTACAAGTCCCAGGAATATCTGGTGCGAAAGCTGTTCGGCGATGCCATCGCCGACCGCGTCGGCCCGGTCTGGGGCTTTGGCGACGGCCTCGAGCTGCGCAACATGTATACGCGCACGAAGCAATCAGGCCTGTGGTTCATCGCAGGCAGCCTCGCCCAGTGCCGGATCAACTCGAAATTCCTCGCATTGCAGATCAAGGCGATCGAAGAAGGGATTTTGGGGCGGGCGTAA
- a CDS encoding HNH endonuclease, producing the protein MNAHVSQGSWPVLVLNADFRPLSYYPLSLWSWQDAIKAVFLDRVNIVAHYDQAVHSPTLQMQLPSVVSLKSFVKPTTHPAFTRFNVFLRDRFACQYCGSPEDLTFDHIIPRSKGGQTTWENVVAACSPCNLRKGNLTPAQAKMFPRQSAFAPTVHQLHRNGRLFPPNYLHDSWLDYLYWDTELDP; encoded by the coding sequence TTGAACGCACATGTCTCGCAAGGCAGTTGGCCGGTGCTGGTCCTCAACGCGGACTTTCGGCCGCTGAGTTACTACCCACTGTCTCTGTGGTCGTGGCAGGACGCGATCAAGGCGGTGTTCCTCGACCGCGTCAACATCGTAGCGCATTACGATCAGGCGGTTCACAGTCCGACGCTGCAAATGCAGCTGCCGAGCGTGGTTTCGCTCAAATCCTTCGTCAAGCCGACCACCCATCCCGCCTTCACCCGGTTCAACGTCTTCCTGCGCGATCGTTTCGCCTGCCAATATTGCGGCTCGCCCGAAGACCTCACCTTCGACCACATCATCCCGCGCAGCAAAGGCGGCCAGACCACCTGGGAGAACGTGGTCGCGGCGTGCTCGCCCTGTAATTTGCGCAAGGGCAATCTGACACCCGCACAGGCCAAGATGTTTCCGCGGCAGAGCGCGTTCGCGCCCACCGTGCACCAGCTTCACCGCAACGGCCGCCTGTTCCCGCCCAATTATCTGCACGACAGCTGGCTGGACTATCTCTACTGGGATACGGAGCTGGATCCGTAG
- a CDS encoding class I SAM-dependent methyltransferase, giving the protein MLKFGLTSCERTGAIRLSMADTCHGQAKWAKAAISTGSSWTARTEVEMQFETAALWPDVETVRSIDGILRDQWLLDFQPDVGLISVKFPDTEGLLQRYDEAHARAAQKAGPGGDVDERELFRLLAHPGLFAFAASARRHYILDGVALAIGVLRRFQLAGPVLDVGCHIGASTNVLGKLTSSRIVGLDPVGAAIDSARKMSSGLPNVEFVRAMLPWKSETHFDLVFCQDVLHHVPQTSHPKLIASLGELVREGGFLLLSAIDVIDPAWLERNRTTFQQARLGYFDCDVLGGYGGNPATFLGATAVLLRKGDNTPIPDDLASISTREWDAHFKDYANDPKTPAREKTQAFERATRAR; this is encoded by the coding sequence ATGCTAAAGTTCGGATTGACCTCCTGCGAGCGCACGGGCGCAATACGCCTGAGCATGGCTGATACGTGCCATGGACAGGCAAAATGGGCGAAGGCTGCGATCTCAACTGGGTCCAGCTGGACGGCAAGAACGGAAGTTGAGATGCAATTTGAGACGGCGGCCCTCTGGCCGGATGTGGAGACAGTTCGTTCCATTGACGGAATTCTGCGAGATCAGTGGCTCTTGGACTTCCAACCTGACGTTGGGTTAATCAGTGTGAAATTTCCTGATACTGAGGGTCTTCTCCAACGGTACGACGAAGCTCACGCTAGGGCTGCACAGAAGGCTGGACCAGGCGGAGACGTCGACGAGCGGGAACTATTCAGACTATTGGCGCACCCAGGGCTCTTTGCGTTCGCAGCCTCGGCGAGGCGGCACTACATTCTAGACGGGGTCGCACTGGCAATCGGAGTCTTGCGACGTTTCCAGCTCGCCGGTCCGGTTCTTGACGTTGGATGTCATATTGGGGCGTCGACAAACGTTTTGGGGAAGCTCACCTCCAGTAGGATTGTTGGCTTGGATCCCGTGGGCGCCGCGATCGATTCCGCGAGGAAGATGTCTTCAGGTTTACCGAATGTCGAATTCGTTCGGGCTATGCTGCCCTGGAAGAGCGAAACTCATTTTGACTTGGTGTTCTGCCAAGACGTCCTGCACCATGTGCCGCAAACTAGTCATCCGAAGCTAATTGCTTCTCTTGGAGAACTCGTCAGAGAGGGCGGATTCTTGCTCTTGTCGGCCATCGATGTGATCGATCCAGCCTGGTTGGAGCGCAACAGGACGACATTCCAGCAGGCCAGGCTGGGATATTTCGATTGCGATGTACTCGGCGGGTACGGCGGTAATCCTGCGACATTCTTGGGGGCCACTGCCGTGCTATTGAGAAAGGGCGACAACACTCCGATCCCGGATGACTTGGCTTCGATATCCACGCGTGAGTGGGATGCGCACTTCAAGGACTATGCTAACGATCCAAAAACACCGGCTCGAGAAAAGACGCAGGCATTTGAACGAGCGACCCGCGCGCGTTAG
- a CDS encoding SNF2-related protein codes for MGGHSGVGKTLSLAGAALVSALLGDGPVLILCPATLTTQWQIELKDKLNIPSAVWLSSEKAWRLDPDEIPMPSIGAEGVTKCPRQIALVSTGLIFHNTEERRLLMSKSFGMVILDEAHRARGKQDMDADERTANNLLSFMQEIAKKARHVLLGTATPIQTDVEDLWDLLKVLGMGAEHVLGDAWSDWRSAEKSVPIISGKRQVAEEREAWALFRKPSAQTSAS; via the coding sequence TTGGGCGGGCACTCTGGCGTCGGCAAGACGCTGTCGCTCGCCGGCGCCGCCCTAGTTTCGGCGCTCCTGGGGGACGGGCCCGTGCTAATTCTGTGCCCAGCGACGCTCACGACCCAGTGGCAGATTGAGCTCAAGGATAAGCTGAACATCCCATCTGCGGTTTGGTTGTCGTCGGAAAAGGCCTGGCGCCTGGATCCGGATGAGATCCCCATGCCCTCGATCGGTGCGGAAGGCGTGACCAAGTGTCCCCGCCAGATCGCGCTGGTCTCCACCGGCCTCATCTTCCACAACACCGAGGAGCGCCGACTGTTGATGTCGAAGTCCTTTGGCATGGTGATCCTGGACGAGGCGCATCGGGCACGCGGCAAGCAGGACATGGATGCCGACGAGCGGACAGCGAACAATCTTCTGTCCTTCATGCAGGAGATCGCCAAGAAAGCGCGGCACGTGCTGCTGGGTACCGCCACCCCCATCCAGACGGACGTCGAAGACCTGTGGGACCTCCTCAAGGTCCTGGGGATGGGCGCCGAGCACGTCCTGGGCGACGCGTGGAGCGATTGGCGATCGGCCGAGAAGAGCGTGCCGATCATCAGCGGCAAGCGGCAAGTCGCCGAGGAGCGTGAGGCCTGGGCCCTCTTCCGGAAGCCGTCGGCGCAGACGTCCGCGTCGTAA
- a CDS encoding DUF2905 domain-containing protein, which produces MSRTLIIVGLVAGLLWPVLGKFGLGRLPGDIYVERSNFAFYLPLTTSLIISVVLSVILWLANR; this is translated from the coding sequence ATGTCGCGCACGCTCATCATCGTCGGACTTGTCGCTGGGCTGCTTTGGCCTGTCCTTGGCAAGTTCGGGCTTGGCCGGCTACCCGGCGATATTTACGTCGAGCGGTCGAATTTTGCCTTCTACCTTCCGCTGACGACCTCGCTCATCATTTCCGTGGTGCTAAGCGTGATCCTATGGCTGGCGAACCGATAG
- a CDS encoding VOC family protein, giving the protein MTITLNHTIVPARDKKAAAQFFARIFGLQPDPKDGHFASVRINDTLTLLFDDEDEFGSHHYAFHVSDAEFDAIFSRIREAKLAYGSAPWSLEDGKLNDWNGGRGVYLRDPDGHVLELMTVP; this is encoded by the coding sequence ATGACCATCACCCTCAACCACACCATCGTCCCTGCCCGCGACAAGAAGGCAGCGGCGCAATTTTTTGCGCGCATTTTTGGCCTCCAGCCCGATCCGAAAGACGGCCATTTCGCGTCGGTACGCATCAACGACACGCTCACGCTCCTTTTCGATGACGAGGACGAGTTCGGGAGCCACCACTACGCCTTCCACGTCAGTGACGCCGAGTTCGATGCCATCTTCAGCCGCATTCGCGAGGCGAAGCTCGCCTATGGCAGCGCACCGTGGAGCCTTGAGGATGGCAAGCTCAATGACTGGAACGGCGGCCGCGGCGTCTATTTGCGCGACCCTGATGGTCATGTGCTCGAACTCATGACCGTACCTTAG
- a CDS encoding Ku protein, whose product MAPRANWKGFLRLSLVTCPVALYPATSESEKISFNQLNRQTGHRIKYLKVDADTGDEVPNEDIVKGYQLEKDQFIEVTKEELEEIALESTRTIQIDEFVDRSDIDPRYLIRPYYLRPDGKVGHDAFAVIRETIREMDKVAIGRVVLTNREHIIALEPLDKGLVGTLLRYPYEVRSEQEYFDEIQDVKVTKDMLDLAKHIVNQKAGRFEPEKFEDHYETALIDLINQKRAGRPITPKEKPAARNVVDLMEALRRSVGGAAAETKAPKKAAKKPRKAAAGQKEMLMPIEGKKPAKEAAAKKPAARPQRKSA is encoded by the coding sequence ATGGCCCCACGCGCCAACTGGAAAGGCTTTCTACGTCTGTCTCTCGTCACCTGTCCGGTCGCCCTCTACCCAGCTACCTCGGAGAGCGAAAAGATCTCTTTCAACCAGCTCAACCGGCAGACCGGCCACCGCATCAAGTACCTCAAGGTGGACGCCGACACCGGTGACGAGGTCCCGAACGAGGACATCGTGAAGGGCTACCAGCTCGAGAAGGACCAGTTCATCGAGGTGACGAAGGAGGAGCTTGAGGAGATCGCGCTGGAGTCCACGCGCACGATCCAGATCGACGAGTTCGTCGACAGGTCCGACATCGACCCGCGCTACCTGATCCGCCCCTACTACCTGCGACCCGACGGCAAGGTTGGCCACGATGCCTTCGCCGTGATTCGCGAGACCATCCGCGAAATGGACAAGGTCGCGATTGGGCGCGTCGTGCTGACCAACCGCGAGCACATCATCGCGCTCGAGCCACTGGACAAGGGGCTCGTCGGCACGCTGCTGCGCTACCCGTACGAGGTGCGCTCCGAACAGGAATATTTCGATGAGATCCAGGACGTCAAAGTCACGAAGGACATGCTCGATCTCGCCAAGCACATCGTGAATCAGAAGGCGGGGCGGTTCGAGCCGGAAAAGTTCGAGGACCACTACGAGACCGCGCTCATCGACCTCATCAACCAGAAGCGCGCCGGCAGGCCGATCACGCCGAAGGAGAAGCCCGCGGCCCGCAACGTCGTCGATCTGATGGAGGCGCTGCGGCGTAGCGTGGGCGGCGCCGCGGCCGAGACCAAGGCTCCGAAGAAGGCCGCCAAGAAGCCTCGCAAGGCGGCGGCCGGCCAGAAGGAGATGCTGATGCCGATCGAGGGCAAGAAGCCGGCGAAGGAGGCGGCGGCGAAGAAGCCTGCGGCCAGGCCGCAGCGGAAGTCGGCTTAG
- the ric gene encoding iron-sulfur cluster repair di-iron protein, whose protein sequence is MTTDDTFGTRLIGDIAATLPGATAVFRRFKLDFCCGGNVSLTEAAGKRGLDVAAIVEALSALDAGSSAAVPSATGALIDHIVARYHETHRRELPELARLARKVEAVHAGHPEAPQGLADTLEEIRAELEEHMQTEETTLFPLMRQQPDAESVVPTAQIRHDHDRHGELLRRLETIANGFVLPQGACRSWTALYTGTSKLVDDVMDHIHLENNVLFPRFERREAL, encoded by the coding sequence ATGACCACAGATGACACGTTTGGAACCCGCCTTATCGGCGACATCGCCGCGACTTTGCCTGGTGCGACGGCCGTATTCCGACGGTTTAAGCTCGACTTCTGCTGCGGCGGCAATGTGAGCCTGACCGAAGCGGCCGGCAAACGCGGCCTGGACGTCGCGGCGATCGTGGAGGCGCTTTCCGCACTCGATGCGGGCAGCTCCGCTGCCGTGCCCTCAGCAACTGGCGCGCTGATCGATCACATTGTGGCCCGCTATCACGAGACCCACCGGCGCGAACTGCCCGAGCTCGCTCGCCTCGCTCGGAAAGTCGAGGCCGTTCATGCCGGCCATCCCGAGGCGCCCCAGGGTCTTGCCGACACGCTCGAAGAGATTCGAGCCGAACTGGAAGAGCATATGCAGACCGAAGAGACGACGCTCTTCCCATTGATGCGGCAACAGCCTGATGCTGAAAGCGTGGTCCCGACTGCGCAAATTCGCCACGATCATGATCGGCATGGGGAACTCCTGCGGCGTCTGGAGACCATTGCAAATGGCTTCGTGCTGCCCCAGGGCGCATGTCGATCGTGGACGGCCCTCTATACCGGGACGTCCAAATTGGTCGACGATGTCATGGATCACATCCATCTCGAGAACAACGTGCTGTTCCCAAGATTCGAGCGGCGCGAAGCGCTTTAG